From Planococcus halocryophilus, the proteins below share one genomic window:
- the guaB gene encoding IMP dehydrogenase, whose translation MWESKFVKEGLTFDDVLLVPAHSEVLPKDIDLAVELTPTLKLKIPVISAGMDTVTEAKMAIAMARQGGLGIIHKNMSIEEQAEQVVTVKRSENGVITDPFFLTPEHQVYDAEHLMGKYRISGVPIVNNEDELKLVGIITNRDLRFIQDYSLKINDVMTKEKLVTAPVGTTLEDAEKILQQYKIEKLPIVSNKGVLKGLITIKDIEKVIEFPNAAKDRHGRLLVGAAVGVTSDTMKRVEHLVKASVDVIVLDTAHGHSEGVLGMVRQIRATYPELSIIAGNVATAEGTKALIEAGADVVKVGIGPGSICTTRVVAGVGVPQITAVYDCATEARKHGKAVIADGGIKYSGDIIKALAAGGHVVMLGSLLAGTTESPGDTEIFQGRRFKTYRGMGSIASMEKGSKDRYFQDDAKKLVPEGIEGRMPYKGPLSDTIHQLLGGIRAGMGYCGTKDLQVLREEAQFIRMTGAGLRESHPHDVQITKESPNYSI comes from the coding sequence CTTAAGTTGAAAATTCCAGTAATCAGTGCAGGGATGGATACGGTAACGGAAGCTAAAATGGCTATTGCTATGGCTCGTCAAGGTGGATTAGGGATTATTCATAAAAATATGAGTATTGAAGAACAAGCTGAACAGGTCGTGACTGTAAAGCGCTCAGAGAACGGTGTAATTACAGATCCTTTCTTTTTGACTCCTGAACATCAAGTTTATGATGCTGAGCATTTAATGGGGAAATATCGAATTTCTGGTGTTCCAATTGTAAACAATGAAGACGAGCTTAAACTTGTCGGAATTATTACGAACCGTGATTTGCGTTTTATTCAAGATTATTCGTTAAAAATCAATGATGTGATGACAAAAGAGAAGTTGGTTACAGCTCCTGTTGGAACAACATTGGAAGATGCTGAAAAAATACTTCAGCAGTACAAAATCGAAAAGTTGCCGATTGTTAGTAACAAAGGTGTTTTAAAAGGATTAATCACGATAAAAGATATTGAAAAAGTGATTGAGTTCCCGAACGCTGCAAAAGATCGTCATGGTCGTTTGCTAGTAGGTGCTGCTGTAGGTGTTACTTCAGATACAATGAAACGTGTTGAGCATCTAGTTAAAGCTTCAGTAGATGTTATTGTACTAGATACAGCTCATGGTCATTCAGAAGGCGTTTTAGGAATGGTTAGACAAATTCGTGCGACGTATCCGGAATTATCAATCATCGCTGGAAACGTAGCTACTGCTGAAGGCACAAAGGCATTGATTGAAGCCGGTGCAGATGTAGTTAAAGTAGGTATCGGACCTGGATCTATTTGTACAACTCGTGTCGTAGCAGGCGTTGGTGTTCCTCAAATTACTGCAGTTTATGACTGTGCAACAGAAGCTCGTAAACATGGCAAAGCAGTCATTGCTGATGGTGGGATCAAGTATTCTGGCGATATTATTAAAGCACTAGCCGCTGGCGGACATGTAGTTATGCTAGGTAGCTTGCTAGCTGGTACGACGGAAAGCCCTGGAGATACAGAAATTTTCCAAGGTCGTCGTTTTAAAACGTATCGTGGAATGGGGTCGATTGCTTCGATGGAAAAAGGTTCAAAAGACCGTTATTTCCAAGACGATGCAAAAAAACTAGTTCCTGAAGGTATTGAAGGCCGCATGCCATATAAAGGACCTCTATCGGATACGATTCACCAATTGTTAGGTGGTATTCGTGCAGGAATGGGCTATTGCGGAACAAAAGATTTACAGGTTTTACGTGAAGAAGCACAATTCATCCGTATGACTGGAGCTGGCTTACGTGAAAGTCATCCTCATGATGTACAAATCACAAAAGAATCTCCTAACTACTCAATTTAA
- a CDS encoding D-alanyl-D-alanine carboxypeptidase family protein — protein sequence MEVFKHVRNLINKGLLIALLAVFMITTITPQFVHAEESLTIMAEAAILVDAESGKILYEKNAEKPLGVASMTKMMTEYLLFEAIKEGKVTWDQEYQVTDYTYRISQDMRLSNVPFREDGSYTIKEMYEAMAIFSANAATIGIAETIAGTESKFVQLMNEKAKEMGLAETTFVNSTGLSNSSLMGMHPEGTKETAENIMPARSVAKLTKILLDDYPEVLETTKIPLKMFREGTSDETRMENWNSMLPGLIYEYEGVDGLKTGSTDFAGYSFAGTAKRDDTRFIAVVMGAVDSEGAGSYKARFDATRVLFDYGFDEFTNEELIPAGYQFKEQGTLEVDKGVEEKVAIAVKEPVTMMIRTAEKELYQPELVLDDSVVEKGKLEAEVEEGLVVGSIQLTKTEGSEYGYLSGNENKLEVATTESVERAGWVSLSLRSAGGFLSSLWDDAGTFVKELF from the coding sequence ATGGAGGTATTTAAACACGTGAGAAATTTGATAAATAAAGGACTATTAATAGCGTTACTAGCTGTATTCATGATAACTACAATTACTCCCCAATTCGTGCACGCTGAGGAGTCGTTAACGATAATGGCAGAAGCTGCAATTTTAGTGGATGCTGAAAGTGGTAAAATTCTTTATGAAAAAAATGCTGAAAAGCCTCTAGGGGTTGCCAGTATGACGAAAATGATGACAGAGTATTTATTGTTCGAAGCGATTAAAGAAGGCAAGGTTACGTGGGATCAGGAATATCAAGTAACGGATTATACATATCGAATCTCTCAAGACATGCGCTTGAGCAATGTACCGTTTCGTGAAGATGGTTCTTATACGATTAAAGAAATGTATGAAGCAATGGCCATCTTCTCTGCCAATGCAGCAACAATCGGCATTGCTGAAACAATTGCCGGCACAGAAAGTAAATTTGTTCAGTTAATGAATGAAAAAGCAAAAGAAATGGGCTTAGCAGAAACAACTTTCGTCAATTCAACAGGCCTTAGCAATTCAAGTTTGATGGGTATGCATCCGGAAGGCACGAAAGAAACAGCTGAAAACATCATGCCGGCACGCTCAGTTGCCAAATTGACGAAAATTCTATTAGATGATTATCCAGAAGTACTAGAGACAACAAAAATTCCATTAAAAATGTTTCGTGAAGGAACGTCAGACGAAACTCGTATGGAAAACTGGAATTCGATGCTTCCAGGATTGATTTATGAATATGAAGGTGTCGATGGATTGAAGACGGGTAGCACGGACTTTGCAGGGTATTCGTTTGCAGGGACAGCGAAGCGTGATGATACACGTTTTATCGCAGTAGTGATGGGCGCAGTGGATAGCGAAGGTGCTGGGTCTTATAAAGCAAGATTTGATGCGACTCGTGTGTTATTCGATTACGGTTTTGATGAATTTACGAATGAAGAGCTTATTCCTGCAGGATATCAGTTTAAAGAACAAGGTACGCTAGAAGTTGACAAGGGCGTAGAAGAGAAAGTTGCTATTGCGGTGAAAGAGCCGGTAACGATGATGATTCGGACGGCTGAAAAAGAATTGTATCAACCGGAATTAGTGTTAGATGATTCAGTCGTTGAAAAGGGTAAGTTGGAAGCTGAAGTGGAAGAAGGTTTAGTGGTAGGGTCCATTCAGCTTACCAAAACTGAAGGATCGGAATATGGTTATTTAAGTGGCAACGAAAATAAACTCGAAGTTGCCACAACCGAGTCAGTAGAGCGTGCAGGTTGGGTATCTTTATCATTGCGTAGTGCAGGCGGATTTTTGTCTTCTCTATGGGATGATGCTGGCACTTTTGTAAAAGAGTTATTTTAA
- a CDS encoding PLP-dependent aminotransferase family protein — translation MDMLMFQLQKQLQTPLYKQLYREIKKAIIEGKILVDTKLPSKRKLADYLQISQTTVELAYAQLVAEGFIESRPRKGFYAQPVEELAYLDMPHDEPIIEEPVSYKIDFNSGSIDTHSFPFLTWRKLTRDILDDSNHELLLSGHPQGDDVLRQEIARYLYQSRGVVCQADQIVIGSGTEQLLPMLIRLLDKKLVYGYENPGYALTHSIFNHHDRQAIPIDLEQDGLNISQLEASVVDVAYVTPSHQFPSGSVLSATKRAQLLNWAAAKPERYIIEDDYDSEFRYTSQPIPALQSMDLSDRVIYISTFSKSLMPSLRLAYMVLPKRLLPAYQQTFRHYSSSVPRHDQHMVAKFMKDGHFARHLNRMRKLYQKKIKRLSLSLAPFAPAVTVSGEQAGMHIVLTIQTTLSENELVQRAKQVGIRITGLHSYDVHKKDSGFPKIVLGFGGLSEEDIHTGITELMSCWGIQ, via the coding sequence ATGGATATGCTAATGTTTCAACTTCAAAAACAATTACAAACCCCTTTATATAAGCAGCTTTATCGTGAAATAAAAAAAGCCATTATTGAAGGCAAAATACTCGTCGATACAAAATTGCCGAGTAAACGAAAATTAGCTGATTACCTGCAAATTAGCCAAACCACTGTAGAGCTTGCTTACGCCCAACTTGTAGCGGAAGGGTTTATTGAGTCACGACCGCGCAAAGGGTTTTATGCCCAACCGGTTGAAGAACTCGCCTATTTGGATATGCCTCATGATGAACCCATTATAGAAGAACCTGTTTCCTATAAAATAGATTTCAACTCTGGTAGCATCGATACGCATTCTTTTCCCTTTTTAACTTGGCGGAAATTGACGCGTGATATTTTAGATGATTCCAACCATGAATTATTATTATCTGGACATCCTCAAGGAGATGATGTCTTACGCCAAGAAATTGCCCGTTATTTGTATCAATCACGCGGTGTTGTTTGTCAGGCAGATCAAATCGTCATTGGTTCAGGAACAGAACAATTATTACCTATGTTGATTCGTTTACTTGATAAAAAGCTAGTCTATGGCTATGAAAATCCTGGTTATGCCCTGACACATAGCATTTTCAATCATCACGATCGCCAAGCAATCCCTATTGACCTAGAACAAGATGGCTTGAATATTAGCCAACTAGAAGCCTCTGTCGTAGATGTAGCCTATGTAACTCCTTCACATCAATTTCCTTCTGGATCTGTATTGAGTGCCACAAAACGTGCTCAACTACTCAACTGGGCTGCAGCGAAACCGGAGCGATATATTATTGAAGATGATTATGACAGTGAATTTCGCTATACCAGTCAGCCTATTCCAGCTCTTCAAAGTATGGATTTAAGTGACCGCGTTATCTACATTAGTACCTTTTCCAAATCGTTAATGCCTTCTTTGCGTCTTGCTTATATGGTGTTGCCTAAACGATTGTTGCCAGCGTACCAACAAACCTTTAGGCATTACTCTTCTTCCGTTCCAAGACATGATCAACACATGGTCGCCAAGTTTATGAAAGATGGTCATTTCGCACGTCACTTGAATCGTATGCGTAAATTGTATCAAAAGAAAATAAAACGCCTTAGTTTATCTCTCGCTCCTTTTGCTCCAGCAGTGACGGTTTCCGGCGAACAAGCAGGTATGCATATCGTCTTGACTATTCAAACCACATTGAGCGAAAACGAGTTGGTACAGCGTGCTAAACAAGTAGGGATTCGCATCACTGGCTTACATTCCTACGACGTCCACAAAAAAGACAGTGGCTTTCCAAAAATCGTCCTTGGATTTGGTGGCTTATCAGAAGAAGATATTCACACTGGTATTACTGAATTGATGTCTTGTTGGGGAATTCAGTAA
- the pdxS gene encoding pyridoxal 5'-phosphate synthase lyase subunit PdxS, whose product MTEQGTDRVKRGMAEMQKGGVIMDVVNAEQARIAEAAGATAVMALERVPSDIRRDGGVARMADPRITEEVMRAVSIPVMAKARIGHIVEARILEAMGVDYIDESEVLTPADEEFHLLKNQYTVPFVCGCRNLGEAARRIGEGASMLRTKGEPGTGNIVEAVRHLRQVNAEIRKVVAMSEDELMTEARNLGASYEFLKEVKSLGRLPVVNFAAGGIATPADAALMMELGADGVFVGSGIFKSDNPERFARAIVEATTHYQDYKLIAELSKDLGIAMKGIEISTIAAGDRMQERGW is encoded by the coding sequence ATGACTGAACAAGGAACAGATCGTGTAAAAAGAGGTATGGCCGAAATGCAAAAAGGTGGCGTGATCATGGATGTGGTCAACGCAGAACAAGCACGTATTGCTGAAGCAGCAGGAGCTACGGCTGTTATGGCACTTGAACGAGTACCGTCTGATATTCGTAGAGATGGCGGAGTAGCACGTATGGCAGACCCTCGCATCACAGAAGAAGTGATGAGAGCAGTATCAATTCCAGTGATGGCAAAAGCACGTATTGGTCATATTGTGGAGGCTCGTATTTTAGAAGCGATGGGTGTCGATTATATCGATGAAAGTGAAGTGCTGACGCCGGCCGATGAAGAATTTCATTTATTGAAAAACCAATACACCGTTCCTTTTGTTTGTGGGTGTCGGAATTTAGGTGAAGCTGCACGTCGAATTGGTGAAGGCGCTTCGATGCTACGGACAAAAGGCGAACCAGGTACAGGAAATATTGTAGAAGCAGTTCGTCATTTGCGACAAGTAAATGCAGAAATCCGAAAAGTAGTCGCGATGAGTGAAGATGAATTAATGACAGAAGCACGTAACTTAGGAGCTTCTTATGAATTTTTAAAAGAAGTCAAAAGTTTAGGGCGCTTGCCAGTAGTTAATTTTGCAGCTGGTGGGATTGCCACACCTGCAGATGCTGCGTTAATGATGGAATTAGGAGCAGACGGTGTGTTTGTTGGGTCGGGTATTTTCAAATCAGATAACCCTGAACGATTTGCACGTGCGATTGTGGAAGCGACGACACATTACCAAGATTACAAATTGATCGCTGAATTATCAAAAGACCTGGGCATTGCGATGAAAGGCATTGAAATTTCAACCATTGCTGCCGGCGACCGTATGCAAGAGCGAGGCTGGTAA
- the pdxT gene encoding pyridoxal 5'-phosphate synthase glutaminase subunit PdxT gives MKRVGVLALQGAVREHIKSVQACGAEAIAVKWPKDLENLDGLILPGGESTTMRRLIDRYGLMEPLREFAQTGKPMFGTCAGLILLAETVVGSNDAHLGVMDVTVERNSFGRQVDSFEAPLTIDGIDGPFEAVFIRAPHIVSVGAGIEVLCVHNGKIVMARDGQFLGCSFHPELTDDHRITAYFLSMIQDKSDLLLPNPSTYSKV, from the coding sequence ATGAAGCGAGTGGGAGTTCTTGCATTGCAAGGAGCTGTTCGTGAGCATATCAAATCGGTTCAAGCGTGCGGAGCGGAAGCGATTGCTGTTAAATGGCCGAAAGATCTTGAGAATTTGGATGGATTAATCTTACCTGGCGGGGAAAGCACAACGATGCGCCGTTTAATTGATCGTTACGGCTTGATGGAACCATTAAGAGAGTTTGCCCAAACAGGAAAACCGATGTTTGGTACATGTGCTGGGTTAATTTTGCTTGCTGAAACAGTCGTTGGTAGCAACGATGCGCATTTAGGTGTGATGGACGTTACAGTGGAACGAAATTCGTTTGGTCGGCAAGTGGATAGTTTTGAAGCACCGCTTACTATTGACGGCATTGATGGACCTTTTGAAGCGGTCTTTATCCGAGCGCCGCACATTGTCAGTGTCGGCGCAGGGATTGAAGTGTTATGCGTGCATAATGGCAAAATTGTTATGGCAAGAGATGGCCAATTTCTCGGTTGTTCGTTCCACCCTGAATTGACAGATGATCACCGCATCACCGCTTATTTTTTAAGCATGATTCAAGACAAGTCAGACCTTCTCTTGCCAAACCCATCAACTTATAGTAAAGTATGA
- the serS gene encoding serine--tRNA ligase produces MLDIRFVRANFEEVKAKLAKRGEDISVLDDFEGLDVKRRELIAQTEKLKAERNEASQNIAAMKRAKENADEAITKMREVGDQIKVIDEELKAVEESLNYIMMRVPNIPHDSVPFGDSEDDNEEIRIWGDKPAFDFDVKPHWDLGTDLNIIDFERAAKVTGSRFVFYRGLGARLERALINFMMDLHQEEHGYEEMLPPYMVNRESLTGTGQLPKFEEDAFLIEKEDYFLIPTSEVPVTNFYRDEILTADMLPQAFASYSANFRSEAGSAGRDTRGLIRQHQFNKVELVRFVKPEDSYDELEKLTGHAEKVLQLLGLPYRVLKMCTADLGFTAAKKYDIEVWIPSQETYREISSCSNFEDFQARRANIKFRREATGKPEFVHTLNGSGLAIGRTVAALLENCQQQDGSIIIPEVLQPYMGGKKTIG; encoded by the coding sequence ATGTTAGATATTCGTTTTGTACGTGCCAATTTTGAAGAAGTAAAAGCAAAGCTTGCGAAGCGTGGAGAAGATATTTCTGTGCTTGATGATTTTGAAGGGTTAGATGTAAAACGTCGCGAATTGATTGCGCAAACTGAAAAGTTAAAAGCAGAGCGTAACGAAGCGTCTCAAAATATTGCAGCGATGAAACGTGCAAAAGAAAATGCGGACGAAGCCATTACAAAAATGCGTGAAGTTGGCGATCAAATTAAAGTGATTGATGAAGAGTTAAAAGCTGTAGAAGAAAGCTTGAACTATATTATGATGCGTGTTCCAAACATTCCGCATGACAGCGTTCCGTTTGGCGATTCTGAAGATGATAATGAAGAAATCCGCATATGGGGAGACAAGCCTGCATTTGATTTCGACGTTAAGCCACACTGGGATTTGGGAACGGATTTAAACATCATTGATTTTGAACGCGCAGCGAAAGTAACAGGAAGCCGTTTTGTCTTTTACCGTGGACTTGGTGCTCGTTTAGAACGCGCATTGATCAATTTCATGATGGACCTTCACCAAGAAGAGCATGGTTATGAAGAAATGCTACCGCCTTATATGGTTAACCGTGAAAGCTTAACAGGCACTGGCCAATTGCCGAAGTTTGAAGAAGATGCGTTCTTGATCGAGAAAGAGGATTATTTCCTCATTCCGACTTCTGAAGTACCGGTAACAAACTTCTACCGTGATGAAATTTTAACGGCAGACATGTTGCCACAAGCCTTTGCTTCTTATAGCGCGAATTTCCGCTCTGAAGCGGGTTCTGCAGGACGTGACACACGCGGGTTAATCAGACAGCACCAATTCAATAAAGTTGAGCTAGTGCGCTTTGTAAAGCCAGAGGATTCTTATGATGAACTCGAGAAATTGACTGGACATGCGGAAAAAGTACTGCAGCTTTTAGGGTTGCCGTACCGCGTATTGAAGATGTGTACCGCCGATCTAGGCTTTACAGCTGCGAAGAAATACGATATTGAAGTATGGATTCCGAGCCAAGAAACATACCGTGAAATTTCTTCTTGCAGTAATTTTGAAGATTTTCAGGCAAGACGTGCAAATATTAAATTCCGTCGTGAAGCAACAGGCAAGCCCGAATTTGTTCACACCTTAAACGGCAGTGGACTAGCCATTGGTCGTACTGTAGCGGCTTTGCTTGAAAACTGCCAGCAACAAGACGGTTCAATCATTATTCCAGAAGTATTGCAGCCTTATATGGGTGGCAAAAAGACCATTGGATAA
- a CDS encoding alpha/beta fold hydrolase, whose translation MGNLSFRYIETNGIKLHTAIAGPEDGPLVILLHGFPEFWFGWKNQIQPLAEKGYRVVAPDQRGYNLSDKPEGIDYYTIDYLRDDVIGIIEFFQKKKAIIIGHDWGGAVAWHLAATRPEYVEKLIVLNIPHPRAMPRVFMKNPLQWMKSSYIAFFQLPNLPEKALGMREFKVMQQGIAKSSNPDAFTTSEIAQYKTAWSQSDALTAMLNWYRAIRRGSFKQLSEAKINVPVRIIWGMGDQFLSPMLAKESMSFCEEVNLAFVGEATHWIQHEQPEIVNHLIDQFINE comes from the coding sequence GTGGGTAACTTGAGCTTTCGTTATATCGAGACGAACGGCATAAAGCTACATACTGCTATAGCCGGTCCAGAAGATGGTCCTCTAGTTATTTTGCTGCATGGCTTTCCGGAATTTTGGTTTGGTTGGAAAAATCAAATTCAGCCCTTGGCAGAAAAAGGCTACCGTGTAGTGGCGCCTGATCAACGTGGCTATAATTTGAGCGATAAGCCTGAAGGAATCGATTATTACACAATTGATTATTTGCGGGATGATGTGATTGGCATTATTGAATTTTTTCAAAAAAAGAAAGCGATTATTATTGGTCATGACTGGGGTGGTGCAGTAGCTTGGCATTTGGCGGCTACGCGTCCTGAATATGTCGAAAAACTTATTGTGTTGAACATCCCGCATCCACGAGCAATGCCACGGGTATTTATGAAAAATCCGTTACAGTGGATGAAAAGCTCTTATATTGCGTTTTTCCAATTACCAAACCTACCTGAAAAAGCTCTCGGTATGAGAGAATTTAAAGTCATGCAGCAAGGCATTGCAAAATCGAGCAATCCGGACGCTTTTACAACATCCGAAATCGCTCAGTACAAAACGGCGTGGTCACAGTCAGATGCACTAACGGCAATGCTTAATTGGTATCGCGCCATCAGGAGAGGTAGCTTTAAGCAACTGTCTGAAGCGAAAATCAACGTACCGGTCCGAATTATTTGGGGGATGGGTGATCAGTTTTTGTCGCCCATGTTAGCAAAAGAAAGCATGTCTTTTTGTGAAGAAGTCAATTTGGCGTTTGTCGGAGAAGCAACGCATTGGATTCAACACGAACAGCCAGAAATCGTCAATCATTTGATCGATCAGTTTATTAACGAATAA
- the tadA gene encoding tRNA adenosine(34) deaminase TadA — translation MNGMEKDHFYMNLAIEEATKAAAKGEVPIGAIIVYKDEVIARAHNLRETTNNAVTHAELLAIQEACLHLGNWRLEDTKLYVTLEPCPMCAGAILQSRIPHIVYGARDAKAGSVDSLYRLLNDDRFNHQCQVTENVLADECGQLLTQFFRNLREAKKQKRKTQL, via the coding sequence ATGAACGGAATGGAAAAAGATCATTTTTATATGAATTTAGCAATTGAAGAAGCCACTAAAGCAGCTGCCAAAGGAGAAGTTCCGATTGGCGCCATTATCGTCTACAAAGACGAAGTTATTGCACGTGCGCATAATTTGCGTGAAACAACAAACAATGCCGTCACACACGCTGAACTACTAGCCATTCAAGAAGCTTGTCTGCATCTTGGCAACTGGCGACTAGAAGATACAAAGCTTTACGTTACGTTAGAGCCTTGTCCGATGTGTGCAGGTGCCATTTTACAATCCCGTATTCCACATATTGTTTACGGAGCACGTGATGCAAAAGCTGGTAGTGTCGATTCGCTATACCGATTGTTAAATGACGACCGCTTTAATCATCAATGCCAAGTAACAGAAAATGTACTTGCTGATGAATGTGGTCAGTTATTAACACAGTTTTTTCGAAATCTACGAGAAGCAAAAAAACAAAAACGGAAAACCCAATTATAA
- a CDS encoding YitT family protein, with the protein MKQHKKEKKLHFTLRFIFIFIGATMAAAAIELFLVPNSIIDGGIIGISLILNYLTVIPFGVLIVAINLPFLYFGYKHIGRNFFISSIFAIVSLALIEIPMHKIEPFVEDPLLATIFGGLLLGMGVGLVIRNGGALDGTEILGILLTKKLPFSIGEFVMFFNVFIFGWAAFVLGLEQAMYSVLTYYIASKTIDVVIQGLEDTKAVLIISEEYEEIGSAINDRLGRSFTKLHGQGGYLNTPKDVIYVVVTRLELTKLKQIVADVDSKAFLTIMDTQEVHGATFKKPIH; encoded by the coding sequence ATGAAACAACATAAAAAAGAAAAAAAGCTTCATTTTACTCTACGGTTCATCTTTATCTTTATTGGTGCGACAATGGCGGCGGCAGCAATTGAATTATTTTTGGTTCCCAATTCGATTATTGATGGTGGCATTATTGGTATTTCCTTAATATTGAACTATTTAACCGTTATTCCTTTTGGTGTGTTAATCGTAGCAATCAATTTACCTTTCCTTTATTTTGGCTATAAGCATATCGGTCGGAACTTTTTCATCTCTTCTATTTTTGCGATTGTGTCGTTAGCGTTAATTGAAATTCCGATGCATAAAATCGAACCTTTTGTGGAAGATCCACTTCTTGCTACAATATTTGGGGGATTACTTCTTGGTATGGGCGTTGGACTGGTTATTCGTAACGGCGGGGCACTTGATGGGACCGAGATTCTTGGAATTCTATTGACCAAAAAATTACCGTTCTCAATTGGTGAGTTTGTCATGTTCTTCAATGTATTTATCTTCGGATGGGCTGCGTTTGTTCTCGGGCTGGAGCAGGCGATGTATTCAGTTTTGACTTATTATATCGCTTCTAAAACCATTGATGTGGTTATACAAGGTCTTGAGGATACAAAAGCAGTGCTGATTATATCAGAAGAATACGAAGAAATCGGCTCTGCTATTAATGATCGTCTTGGTCGAAGTTTTACTAAGTTACATGGTCAAGGGGGCTATTTGAATACGCCAAAAGATGTTATTTATGTGGTAGTTACTCGTCTAGAGCTGACAAAACTCAAACAAATTGTTGCAGATGTTGATTCGAAAGCATTTTTAACAATTATGGACACCCAAGAAGTGCATGGTGCGACCTTTAAAAAACCGATTCATTAA
- a CDS encoding deoxynucleoside kinase yields the protein MPVPFITVEGPIGVGKTSLTKALADQNQFQLLKEIVDENPFLNKFYEDIEEWSFQTEMFFLCNRYKQLADIQKKFISNHEPVVADYHIFKNLIFAKRTLPTAEYAKYEAIYKILTVDMPKPNMVIYLHASLDTLMKRIKLRGREFEQMITPEYMEQLAADYHEFIERFEREHPEIPVLRFNGDEIDFVQNNDDLQLILDKVDGTLQKRSLTL from the coding sequence ATGCCGGTTCCATTTATCACGGTAGAAGGCCCGATTGGTGTAGGTAAGACTTCGCTAACAAAAGCGCTCGCCGATCAAAATCAATTTCAGCTATTAAAAGAAATTGTTGACGAAAACCCGTTTTTAAATAAATTCTACGAAGACATAGAAGAGTGGAGCTTCCAGACAGAGATGTTCTTTTTATGCAATCGGTATAAACAGCTGGCAGATATCCAGAAAAAGTTCATTTCCAATCACGAACCAGTAGTCGCGGATTATCATATCTTTAAAAACCTTATTTTTGCGAAACGTACATTGCCAACAGCTGAATACGCCAAGTATGAAGCCATCTATAAAATTTTAACAGTGGATATGCCGAAACCAAATATGGTGATTTACTTGCATGCAAGTCTAGATACTTTGATGAAACGCATCAAATTACGTGGACGCGAGTTTGAACAAATGATTACACCTGAATACATGGAGCAGTTAGCTGCTGACTACCATGAGTTTATCGAACGCTTTGAACGAGAGCATCCGGAAATTCCCGTTTTACGTTTTAATGGGGATGAAATCGATTTTGTTCAAAACAATGACGACTTGCAACTGATCCTGGACAAAGTGGACGGAACTTTACAGAAGAGGAGTTTGACTTTATGA
- a CDS encoding deoxynucleoside kinase → MNLREKYGIPHNAVITIAGTVGVGKSTMTKALADALQFRTSFENVDTNPYLDLFYEDFEKWSFHLQIYFLAERFKEQKRMFEYGGGFIQDRSIYEDTGIFAKMHWDKGTMNNVDYETYTNLFEAMVMTPYFPHPDLLIYLEGSIEDILSRIQERGRAMEQQTPVDYWLEMHQRYESWINSFNGCPVLRLNINDYDLMKNPECSEQIVERIGDFMQQTSILRK, encoded by the coding sequence ATGAATTTACGTGAAAAATACGGCATTCCACACAATGCGGTAATTACAATAGCTGGTACAGTAGGTGTTGGAAAATCCACCATGACAAAAGCGTTAGCAGATGCATTGCAGTTCCGTACATCATTTGAAAATGTCGATACCAACCCGTATTTAGATTTGTTTTACGAGGATTTTGAGAAATGGAGCTTCCATTTGCAAATTTATTTCCTGGCTGAACGGTTTAAAGAACAAAAACGGATGTTTGAATATGGTGGCGGGTTTATCCAAGACCGTTCAATCTATGAAGATACGGGGATTTTTGCGAAAATGCATTGGGATAAGGGCACGATGAACAATGTGGATTACGAAACGTACACGAATTTGTTTGAAGCAATGGTCATGACACCTTATTTCCCGCATCCAGATTTATTGATTTACTTGGAAGGATCGATTGAAGATATCCTTTCTCGCATACAAGAACGTGGACGAGCAATGGAGCAACAGACACCAGTTGATTATTGGCTAGAAATGCATCAGCGTTATGAAAGTTGGATCAACTCTTTTAATGGCTGTCCGGTATTGCGTTTAAACATCAATGATTATGATTTAATGAAGAACCCAGAGTGTTCGGAACAAATTGTTGAACGCATCGGCGATTTTATGCAACAAACATCTATTCTTCGGAAATAA